A segment of the Luteolibacter arcticus genome:
GGCTGGTCGGGGTGCAGCGCACCGAGCGCGGCGAGGACGGTGCCTTGGAGCACCTCCAGTTCGTTCGCGTTCAGCTTGTCGGTCAGGTCGTTGAAGGCGTCCAGCACGTCGGCCAGGCGGATTTCGAGGCGGTTCCAAAGGGCCTCATCGCCGGTGGCCGCATGGATGCGGTCGTTGAGTTCCTCGCCATCCAACATTTCCTGTGAGGGTGGGGGATCGAGCGGGATCTCCTCGTCGTAATCCGCGTCGTCCTCGTCCAAAAAGCCTAGGGGTGGGGGAGGCAGGATCAACTCGTCGAGGCCGAGTTCGCGGAGCAGCGGATTGGAATCAATGTCCACGCCTTCCGTGCGGCGTTGCCGGTCGACGGAGCGGATGTGCTCCTTGAGGAGGCAGGCCACGCGTGGGCGTAGCGCCGGATCCGCTGCGGCCTCGCGCGGCGTCTTGCCATCGAGTTCCGGTAGGGGCTGGTCGGCCAGAGCCTCATCCGTTTCGTCCAAAAAGGCGGCGACGTTTCTCAACGCATCAGGGACGAGATCGAGGTCGTATCGGGTTGTTGGATCGAGGCGGGCGGACTCGATGGCACTGAACGCCTCCGCCAGCAACGGCAGGTGCTCGATCAGCCAGTGTTCGCGACCTTCCGCCGGTGCGTCTAGGTGATCGAGCAATGCCGCGAACGCTTCCGCCGGGTCCTGTGCGCCCATCGAGGGCATCGCCACCACTCCGCCACTCAGGCGTCTGCCGGCGGGCACTTCGTAAATGCAGCCCAGCGCGATTTCGTAACGGCCGATGCGGGCCGCCGCGCCCACGTCGATGACCGGAAAGGGGGGCAGTTCGGGTCGCAGCAAATCCACGGCCATGCTGGTCAGCTCGTCGCGCACTTCCCGGAATTCGAGCAGCACAGGCCGCAGGGTCGTGAAGTGGCGCAGCATCACGATCTCGTCGTTTTTCCAGTCCCGCGCGAAGCCGTCCGCCATCCATTTCGCCAGCCGTTCCTCGCCGAAAAGGTGCCAGGCAAGCAGCGCCTGGGTGGTGAAATCGTCGCCTTGATTCATCGCGTCGGCCAGTTCACGGACCTGCGACGGCGTGAGTTCGGCAATCAATTTGCGGCCGAGCAGTCCGAGGACCATGGCTTCGAGTGCCTCGAAGTGTTCGCGATGATTGACGTCCGCAAAGGGATTATGCGGGCACTCCACCGGGCAGGCGATGCTGCTGTTCCGGCCGCGCCCGCAGTCCTCCGGCGTGATGGTGCCGCCCTTGGCGGGGCACTCGCGCTGCTTTTTTCGTTTGGCCTCGCCCATGGCGGAAGGCTGCTGCGATCTGCCCCACAGGGTCGATGCCAAACCGCCTCAATCCCGCTGACGGACATGCGGGCTTGAGTGGCACGCGGGTCGCTGACTAAGGTCCGCAACCCGAATGCGCGCTCCTCCCGCCGACTGGATTCTCCGCGGCGACCCTTTCCACTCCAATGGCAAGGGTCGGGGCCACGCCTTTCCGGCCATTCTGGAACATTTGATCCGCCAGCGGGGACTTCCCGCAGGTGACGATCTCGAAACTTTCCTGCGTCCGAAACTGCGCGACCTCGCCGACCCGTTCGAGGTCACCGAAATGCGGCCGGCGGTGGAACGCATCTTTCGCGCGATCGACCGCAAGGAGAAGGTCTGCATCTACGGAGACTACGACGTGGACGGCGTGACCTCGATCGCCGTGATGCGCCGCGTGCTGCACGCCTACGGGCTGGAGCCGCGGCATTTCATCCCGCGTCGCAGCAGCGAGGGCTACGGCTTGAGCTGCGCCGCCTTGGCCCGCTGCATGGTGGAGGGGCCGAAGCCGGATCTCTTGATCGCCGTCGACTGCGGCACGGTTTCACTCGATGAAATCGCCGCCCTGCGCTCCGACGGCGTCGACGTCATCGTGGTCGACCACCACGAGCCGAGCCCGCGCGGCCGGCCGGACGTGGTCGCGCTGGTGAATCCGAAATGCGGCAGCGGCCCGACCTATCTCTGCGCTGCGGGTGTCTGCTTCAAGCTGGCCCACGCGATGATCAAGGAGCGGCCGGTGCCGAATTTCGACCTCAAGGAACTGCTTGAGCTGGTGGCCGTCGCGACCATCGCCGACATCGTGCCGATGATCGGGGAAAACCGCCTGATCGTCCGCCACGGGCTGAAGCGCCTGCCCCTGACGCTCAATCCCGGACTCCAGGCGCTCCAAGAGGTTTCCGGCATGAACGGCAAGGCGACCTCGATGGATGTCGGCTTCCGCATCGGCCCGCGCCTCAATGCGGCCGGGCGCATGGACGTGCCGGAGGACGCGCTCGCCACCCTCCTGACCGATTGCAAACGGCTGGCCCGGACACTGGCCGAGAAACTCGACGAGTACAACAAGCGCCGCCAGACCCACGAAAACCAGATCCGGCGCGAGGCGATGGAGATGCTGATGGCGACCTTCGATCCGGTGCGGGATCCGGTCATCGTGCTCGGATCGCGGAGCTGGCACCCCGGCGTCGTGGGCATTGTCGCGTCGCGATTGATGCGGCAGTTTCACAAGCCCACCTTCGTGATCGCCATCGATGCCGAAGGCGTCGGCAAAGGCAGCGGACGCAGCATCGAGGGCGTCTCCCTGGTCCAGGCGATCAATGCCTGCCGCGGCCACCTGCTTGCCGGCGGGGGTCACGATATGGCGGCCGGCCTTTCCATCGCCGAGGATTGCATGGATGCCTTCCGCGTGGATTTCGCCGACTTCGTGCTGAAAAACACCGCTCCAGAGCAGCGCCAGCCGAAGCTGCGTGTCGATGCCGAGATCACCTTTGACCAGCTCTCGCTCGAGTTCTTGGCGGACTACGAGCTGCTCCAGCCTTTCGGCAATGGCAACCCGCAGCCCATCTTCATGGCCCGCGCGGTGCATCTCAGCCGCCCGCCGGTGCACATGAAGAACCAGCACCTGCGGCTGAACCTGCGCCAAGGCTACCACGAGCAGGATGCCGTCTTCTTCGGCGGTGGCGAAGTCGCCCTGCCCGACCCGCCGTGGGACATCGCCTTCACCATCGACCGCAACTGCTTCCGCGGCCGGACGACCCTGCAGATCATCATCCAAGACGTGCGGGCGGCGCGGTGAGGCTGCTCACTTGTGGAAAAGCCGCCGCGTTTCTGCTGCGGCTTTGCCCTTGCCGGTGAATTCAGGTCGTGAACCTGGCCACGCGCGGCTTCACCAGCCGTTCGTAGTCGTGCCACGACATCTTGATCAGCTCGGTGTGCGAGCCGGCGTTGAAGGCGATCTCTCCTTCCGCCGCCAAGTCCGGGGAGACGTAGGTGGACATGTCGTAGAGATTGCCAAAGGGCGGCATGGCCCCGGCTTCGCAGTCGGGGAATCGGCGCTTGAAGTCGTATTCATGCGCCAGTTTCACGTCGTCGGTGGCGGTCAGATCGCGCAGATCTTCGAGCCGCAGCCGGCGGTTCGACGGCACCACGGCCATGGCCAAGGCCCCGTCGATGATGACCATCACCGTTTTCGCCAAGATTCCGCCCGGGATGTGGGCGCTCTGGGCAATCTCGGCGGCGGTGAAGGCCGGCGAATGACTGATGGTGATGTATTTGACGTTCCTCGCGTCGAGGAAGTCCCTAAGCTTTTTCGATAGCATGGCTGAACCCTCACTTTCCATGGGCCGGACGCTGTTAGCGGCGTCGCGGCGGGTAAAGAACTCCACGGCCGGCACGGGGACCGGGAAACGTCGGCCGACCGCTTTTGAACCTAGTCACCCGTAAGCGCGGGCGGTGCAGGGGTCAAATCGCCCGCGGGACAAAACAACGCCCGCTCCGGTGACCGGAGCGGGCGTGATGAAAGGGGTGAGCCGGGCGATTTTTCCAAGTCCTCGCGATCCTCTCTAGGCTTCGCGGGCTGATTCCGACTCGGTTCGTCCGGCTCTGGGAAACAGGTCGCATCGATCGGCCGCCGCGCAACGCGATTTTTCCAGAGTTGCGTCTCACTAGGGTTCCGGGTTCCGCTGGGCTTGCCGATGAAGGAAACGCTGGCCGAACTTGAGCGTTGGGGCGCCGACGTGATCTTCGGCCGCGCCAAGGGCTTTCGCGCCAGCATGATGCGGCTCGCGATGAGTGCGCTGTCCGGCGTCTATCGCGGCCTCGTCCAGACGCGGCTGCTCGTCTACCGGCGGCGCTGGCGACAGCAGCATCACCTCGGCACGCTGGTCGTCAGCATTGGCAATCTCACGGTCGGTGGCACCGGGAAGACTCCGGTGGTCGAATTGCTCGCCCGCACCTTGCGCGATGAAGGCCGCCGCGTCGCCATCCTCAGCCGCGGCTACAAGAGCCGCCGCCTGAAGACCCCGCAGAATTGGAAGGACAAGGACGGCAACAAGCTGCCCCCGGACAAGATGCCCAAGGTCGTCTCGACCGGCCGCGCGCTCTTGCTCGACTCGAAGTTCGCCGGCGACGAGCCCTTCATGCTCGCCCGCAATCTCAATGGCGTGGCCGTGGTCGTGGACAAGGACCGGGTGAAAGGCGGCCGCTTCGCCGTCGGCCAGCTCGGAGCCGACACGCTCGTGCTCGATGATGGCCTGCAGTACCTGCACCTCGCCCATGGCATCGATATCGTGCTGGTGGATCGCAGCGCGCCCTTCGGCACTGGCGCGATCTTGCCGCGCGGCACCCTGCGCGAGCCGCCGCGCAATCTCTGCCGCGCCAGCTACATCCTCATCACGAAGTGCGATGGCACGCCGAATGACGCGCTGATCGAACGCCTCCGCCGCTACAATCGCGTCGCGCCGATCATCGAGTGCACCCACGGCCCGCGCTATCTCGAAGAGGTCTTCACCGGCGAACACCAGCCGCTCGATTTCCTGAAGGACAAGTGGACCGCTGCCATCAGCGGGATCGCCGTTCCGGAGGGCTTCGAGCGCAGCCTGGAGAAGCTCGGCGCACGCGTGGAGATCCGCCGCCGCTTTTCCGATCACCATCGCTTTTCGCGCAAGGAGATCGACAAGTTCATGGAGCGCTGCATCGAGCGCGACATGGAGCTGGTGGTCACCACCGAAAAGGATGCAGTGCGTTTCCCGCGGCCCAAGGAAGTCATCGTGCCGGTCTATTTCCTCCGCATCGAGGTGGAGATCCTCAAGGGCCACGACGACTGGAGCGATCTCATCGCCCGGCTCTGCCATCCCGGCGCGCCGGGCGATCCGGTGCTGAGGCATCGCGATGCCTACGCGATGTGATCTGACTTCTCTCTGGCCAAACGATGCCGGTTGTCGAAAGTTTGGCTCATGTGTTGTTTCAGCGGCAATGTCACTTTCGTCCGGGGCACGCGGATCTTCTCACGGATCACCGAAGGCGGCCGGCAAGCCGTCGTCTATCAGATGGAGTTCGGCGCGAAGCAGGAGCTTGCGATGATCCTGCCGCTGCCCGTCGCCAAGGGCGCGGACGAGAAGGCGGTGAAGTTCATCGATCTCTCGGGTTACAAGGATTTGTTCCGGGACCTGCGCTCCGGGTTTCCATTCCCAAGAGCTGTCAGCCGGGGGAGGGATGAGCCCTTGGCCGCAGCCGCGGGCGGGCTACTGGAAGTGAAGCAGGTCGGTGCTTATGAAGCGTCCTTTGTTCCGACGGTGAAGGATTTCACACGGCTCGATCCGCGCTTCCGACTGCCGGCGGAAACATGGCAAGCGCTACCCGCCTACGCCGATCATGGCTTTGCCGTCTTCAAGCTCCGCGCCGGTGAACAGGAAGTCCATCCAATGGCTTTCACGTTTCCCACCCGGCATCCGGAGACCTTGTTCTTTCCGACGGTGCACATTCACGACGGCAAGGTGCATCCCGAGGAAGATTTCGATCATGACCTCTACTGCCAGGTCGCGCGCACCGGTCTGTTCGCGATGACCCGATGGCAGGAGAGTGAGCGCTTGGCCTCGGCTTTCACCAAGCCGGAGAACGCCGAGCAACTCATCGTCGGGGATGCCCACGTTTATCGCCGCAGCCTCGTCGGCAAGATGAAGAACGAGGACATCATCCTTGCGACGGCGTGATGCTCACCTCGATGCTTTTGCTCGCCGGCGTCCCGCTGCCTTCCGCCACGTGACCGACTGGCACCAGCACGTTCGCTTCGGGGAAGTAAGCCGCCGCCGAACCGCGCGGCATCTCGTAGGGGATGGCGCGGAAGCCATTCAGGTGGCGCTCGCCATCGCTCCAGTGGCTGGTCACGTCAATGCGCTGGCCGGGCTTCACGCCAAGGTCTGTTAGATCCTGCGGATTGAGGAAAACCAGGTCGCGCATGCCGGAGATGCCACGGTAGCGATCGTTCAGGCCATAGACGGTGGTATTGAATTGGTCGTGGCTGCGCAAGGTCTGGAGCAGCAAGCGGCCGGGCGCGGCATGGAAGGCATCGAGTGGCGCTAGGCTGAAGTTCGCCCTCTGGTTCGACGTGTTCCAGATGCGTTCCTTTGCCGCATTCGGCAGGTAAAAGCCGCCGGGTTCGCGAATGCGCTCGTTGTAGCGGTCGAAGCCGGGAACCACCGCTTCGATCCAAGTACGAAGTCTATCGTAGTCCGCTGCTAGCCAGCGCCAGCGAATGTTCCCGATGTCGCCGAGCGTCGCCTCCGCCAGCCGCGCGACGATTTCCGGCTCGCTCAACAGATGCTCCGACGCAGGCTTCAGTCGTCCCTGCGATGACTGTACGATGCCCATGGAATTCTCCGTGGAGACGAACTGCCCGCCATCCTCATCGCTGCGACCGAGGCAGGGCAGGATCAGCGCGAGTCGGCCGTGAATGAGATGGCTGCGGTTGAGCTTGGTCGAGACATGGCAGGTCAGCCGGCACTTTCTAAGCGCCATCGCGGTGAATGCGCTATCCGGCGTGGCCTGGGCGAAGTTCCCGCCGAGGGCGAAGAAGACCTTCGCGGAGCCTTCATGCATCGCCAGGATAGAGGCGACGGTGTCGTAGCCATGCTTGCGCGGCACGGGCACGCCGGCCTGCTTCTCCAAGGCAGCGAGGAACCACTCCGGCATCTTCTCGAAGATCCCGACGGTCCGGTCTCCTTGCACATTGCTATGGCCGCGGACCGGACACAGGCCAGCACCGGGGCGGCCGATCGCTCCTAACAGAAGGTGCACGTTGGCGATCTCACGGATGGTGGCCACGGCATTGCGATGCTGCGTGAGGCCCATCGCCCAGCAGGTGACCAGTCGCTTCTCGCCCGCACCCATCAAGTTCGCCAGCTCTTCGATCTTGTCGCGCGAGATGCCGGACAAGTCCTCAATGTCGTCCCATGCCGTGGCTACCAGCAAAGTACGATAAGCCTCGTAGCCGGATCCATGCTTGCGGATGAACTCGTGATCGATGGTTCCGGCGGCCACCAGCGCCTTCGCCACGCCGCGGAACAGGGCCATGTCGCCATTCACCTTCACCTGAAGGTAGCTCGATGCGAGCGGAGAGGCGTTTCCCAGCATCCCGCGCAAATGCTGCGGGTGGGCGAAGCCGAGCAGGCCCGCCTCCTTCAGCGGGTTGACCGCGACCAGGCGGGCACCCTTTTCCACCGCGTCTTCAAGAGTAGAAAGCATCCGCGGATGATTGGTTCCCGGATTCTGACCGACGCAAAGGATCACCTCCGCCTCCAGGAAATCCTCCGTCGTCACCGTGCCCTTGCCCACGCCGATGGCATCCCGCATGGCAAGCCCGCTCGACTCGTGGCACATGTTCGAGCAGTCGGGCAGGTTGTTGGTGCCGTAGGCGCGGACGAAGAGCTGATAGAGAAAGGCCGCCTCATTGCTGGCGCGGCCGGAGGTGTAGAAGACGGCTTCATCCGGCGAATCGAGTCCGCGCAATTCCCCCGCGATCAGCGAGAAGGCATCCTCCCACGAGACCGGCTCATAGTGCGTGGCACCTTCCCGCAAGAGCATCGGCTCGGCGAGCCGGCCTTGCAGGTCATGCCACGCATCGCCCTGTGCCATCAGCTCCGCGACCGAATGGGCCGCAAAGAACTCGCGGTCTATCGTTTTGGCCATCGCCTCCGATGCGATCGCCTTCGCCCCGTTCTCGCAGAACTCGGCATGCGAGCGATCCCGGTCCGGATCGGGCCACGCACAGCTCGGGCAGTCGAAGCCGCCGGCCTGGTTCAGGTCGAGCAACGCCTTGGTCCCTCGCACCACGCCGGCCTTGCCGAAGACGTGCCGCAGCGATGACGCCACGGCAGGAAGGCCGCCGGCCTGCTCTTTCGGGCTGGAGAAGTGCTCGTTGCTCACCCGGTCAACCTAGCGGTCGTTGTGGCTCCCGCAAGGCGAGCGCCACTCACTCGGCGCGCTTT
Coding sequences within it:
- a CDS encoding aminoacyl-tRNA deacylase — encoded protein: MLSKKLRDFLDARNVKYITISHSPAFTAAEIAQSAHIPGGILAKTVMVIIDGALAMAVVPSNRRLRLEDLRDLTATDDVKLAHEYDFKRRFPDCEAGAMPPFGNLYDMSTYVSPDLAAEGEIAFNAGSHTELIKMSWHDYERLVKPRVARFTT
- the recJ gene encoding single-stranded-DNA-specific exonuclease RecJ, producing MRAPPADWILRGDPFHSNGKGRGHAFPAILEHLIRQRGLPAGDDLETFLRPKLRDLADPFEVTEMRPAVERIFRAIDRKEKVCIYGDYDVDGVTSIAVMRRVLHAYGLEPRHFIPRRSSEGYGLSCAALARCMVEGPKPDLLIAVDCGTVSLDEIAALRSDGVDVIVVDHHEPSPRGRPDVVALVNPKCGSGPTYLCAAGVCFKLAHAMIKERPVPNFDLKELLELVAVATIADIVPMIGENRLIVRHGLKRLPLTLNPGLQALQEVSGMNGKATSMDVGFRIGPRLNAAGRMDVPEDALATLLTDCKRLARTLAEKLDEYNKRRQTHENQIRREAMEMLMATFDPVRDPVIVLGSRSWHPGVVGIVASRLMRQFHKPTFVIAIDAEGVGKGSGRSIEGVSLVQAINACRGHLLAGGGHDMAAGLSIAEDCMDAFRVDFADFVLKNTAPEQRQPKLRVDAEITFDQLSLEFLADYELLQPFGNGNPQPIFMARAVHLSRPPVHMKNQHLRLNLRQGYHEQDAVFFGGGEVALPDPPWDIAFTIDRNCFRGRTTLQIIIQDVRAAR
- the lpxK gene encoding tetraacyldisaccharide 4'-kinase; the protein is MKETLAELERWGADVIFGRAKGFRASMMRLAMSALSGVYRGLVQTRLLVYRRRWRQQHHLGTLVVSIGNLTVGGTGKTPVVELLARTLRDEGRRVAILSRGYKSRRLKTPQNWKDKDGNKLPPDKMPKVVSTGRALLLDSKFAGDEPFMLARNLNGVAVVVDKDRVKGGRFAVGQLGADTLVLDDGLQYLHLAHGIDIVLVDRSAPFGTGAILPRGTLREPPRNLCRASYILITKCDGTPNDALIERLRRYNRVAPIIECTHGPRYLEEVFTGEHQPLDFLKDKWTAAISGIAVPEGFERSLEKLGARVEIRRRFSDHHRFSRKEIDKFMERCIERDMELVVTTEKDAVRFPRPKEVIVPVYFLRIEVEILKGHDDWSDLIARLCHPGAPGDPVLRHRDAYAM
- a CDS encoding FdhF/YdeP family oxidoreductase, whose amino-acid sequence is MSNEHFSSPKEQAGGLPAVASSLRHVFGKAGVVRGTKALLDLNQAGGFDCPSCAWPDPDRDRSHAEFCENGAKAIASEAMAKTIDREFFAAHSVAELMAQGDAWHDLQGRLAEPMLLREGATHYEPVSWEDAFSLIAGELRGLDSPDEAVFYTSGRASNEAAFLYQLFVRAYGTNNLPDCSNMCHESSGLAMRDAIGVGKGTVTTEDFLEAEVILCVGQNPGTNHPRMLSTLEDAVEKGARLVAVNPLKEAGLLGFAHPQHLRGMLGNASPLASSYLQVKVNGDMALFRGVAKALVAAGTIDHEFIRKHGSGYEAYRTLLVATAWDDIEDLSGISRDKIEELANLMGAGEKRLVTCWAMGLTQHRNAVATIREIANVHLLLGAIGRPGAGLCPVRGHSNVQGDRTVGIFEKMPEWFLAALEKQAGVPVPRKHGYDTVASILAMHEGSAKVFFALGGNFAQATPDSAFTAMALRKCRLTCHVSTKLNRSHLIHGRLALILPCLGRSDEDGGQFVSTENSMGIVQSSQGRLKPASEHLLSEPEIVARLAEATLGDIGNIRWRWLAADYDRLRTWIEAVVPGFDRYNERIREPGGFYLPNAAKERIWNTSNQRANFSLAPLDAFHAAPGRLLLQTLRSHDQFNTTVYGLNDRYRGISGMRDLVFLNPQDLTDLGVKPGQRIDVTSHWSDGERHLNGFRAIPYEMPRGSAAAYFPEANVLVPVGHVAEGSGTPASKSIEVSITPSQG